Proteins encoded by one window of Chondromyces crocatus:
- a CDS encoding FAD-dependent monooxygenase, translating into MNATPLAPRRALVSGASISGLTTACWLTRHGFEVTVVERAPHLRPGGHALDVRGPALEVAARMGVLTTLRDRSTKLTGISVVDAAGQEIFRSTESTLTGGRLDSPDVEILRDDLCDVLHGAVGPRVEYLFGDSIASLIQDASGVDVTFVTATPRRFDLVIGADGLGSAVRRIAFGPDEQFVRPFGDLYVATFGMPNFLGLERWQVMHQQPDTVGALVMGLRKDVDARTYLGFNAPEGIDQGSRDIDAQKRLLADRCAGAGWVIPEIVEHMLRATDFHFYSLSQVRMDRWSCGRVVLVGDAGYAVSLGTGQATSVAMVGAYVLAGELAAHKDDLVGGIASYEATLRAYVTRNQDIALEQNSRLDAPAGEGEAALTGSIPDFGALTLPFALETYEGVKRPR; encoded by the coding sequence ATGAACGCAACGCCCCTCGCGCCGCGCCGAGCGCTGGTCTCCGGCGCCAGCATCTCCGGTCTCACCACTGCCTGCTGGCTCACCCGCCATGGCTTCGAGGTCACGGTGGTCGAGCGCGCTCCCCATCTGCGGCCAGGCGGTCATGCGCTCGACGTGCGTGGTCCGGCCCTGGAGGTCGCGGCGCGGATGGGCGTCCTGACGACGCTCCGCGATCGCAGCACGAAGCTCACGGGCATCTCGGTGGTCGACGCAGCCGGTCAGGAGATCTTCCGGAGCACGGAAAGCACCTTGACCGGCGGCCGGCTCGACAGTCCCGATGTGGAGATCCTGCGGGACGACCTCTGTGACGTGCTCCACGGCGCCGTGGGCCCCCGGGTCGAGTACCTCTTCGGTGACTCCATCGCGTCGCTGATCCAGGACGCGTCGGGCGTCGACGTCACGTTCGTCACCGCCACGCCTCGACGCTTCGACCTCGTGATCGGCGCGGATGGGCTGGGCTCGGCAGTGCGGCGGATCGCCTTCGGCCCCGACGAGCAGTTCGTACGCCCCTTCGGCGACCTGTACGTCGCGACGTTCGGCATGCCGAACTTCCTCGGTCTCGAGCGCTGGCAGGTCATGCACCAGCAGCCCGACACCGTGGGCGCGCTCGTCATGGGCCTGCGGAAGGACGTCGACGCGAGGACGTACCTCGGCTTCAACGCGCCGGAGGGGATCGACCAGGGCTCCCGCGACATCGACGCGCAGAAGCGGCTGCTCGCCGACCGGTGCGCTGGCGCCGGGTGGGTGATCCCGGAGATCGTGGAGCACATGCTGCGCGCGACCGACTTCCACTTCTACTCGCTGAGCCAGGTCCGCATGGATCGCTGGTCGTGCGGGCGGGTCGTGCTGGTCGGCGATGCGGGCTACGCCGTCTCGCTGGGCACAGGTCAGGCGACCTCGGTCGCGATGGTCGGCGCTTACGTCCTGGCGGGTGAACTCGCCGCGCACAAGGACGACCTCGTCGGTGGCATCGCCTCGTACGAGGCCACCCTGCGCGCCTATGTGACACGCAACCAGGACATCGCGCTGGAGCAGAACAGCAGACTCGACGCGCCGGCTGGCGAGGGCGAGGCCGCCCTCACAGGCAGCATTCCGGACTTCGGAGCGCTGACGCTGCCATTCGCCCTGGAGACCTACGAAGGGGTGAAGAGGCCGCGGTGA
- a CDS encoding peptide MFS transporter: MSSTAAPGAEGAHTADGTTPKGHPTGLYVLFATEMWERFSYYGMRALLVLYFVSYLGWNPSNSSQVYKWYTSLVYLTPLIGGWLADRYLGLRAAIITGGVLMAIGHFLMAFEPLPLLFSALVFLVVGNGFFKPNISTLVGRMYGPGDSRRDGAFTIFYMGVNTGAFLSPLVCGWLRDKFGFHYGFGAAGVGMVLGLIIFLAGQGKIADAVKAAGNDFRTARQIERDDAEKAKRDPAHAGEIDDPVTRDAHDAHEPGADGFAGMISNGLPILMLVIAVLLPAKYTVDVLRGAAHWSDLIMPVAFGAIAGWMGITLRTLKGATRDKSTVIFAVFFFAVLFWMAFEQAGNALNLWAEFQTTRTLVFFQFPAEWYQSVNPFFIVTLGPVFAGLWVWLARRNMNLSIPGKMAVAMTLMTLSFMAMVGAAVSENGTTSSVPLKALPERVQLESINAGRVSFDAAKGELSTRGAFPSYAIKEALEYAVDPAYLESLNALEKESKNASPKHAIPVKLSPLPEGFQLLFSDKQRERIVEAWDPATSTLTVKNSIDVDAKIQLLRAGAPTDYQEALQNLAERANAARVTGLWLVLSYLLATLGELCLSPVGLSMVTKLSPARYGSLFMGVWMLSNSVAQYVGGSLGESWGLVTPTSYFMIFVYTSLVGAVLLCLLVKPLKRLTHGVT; this comes from the coding sequence ATGAGTTCGACTGCTGCCCCCGGAGCAGAGGGGGCCCACACCGCGGACGGCACGACGCCGAAGGGACACCCCACCGGCCTGTATGTGCTGTTCGCGACCGAGATGTGGGAGCGCTTCAGCTACTACGGCATGCGCGCCCTGCTCGTCCTGTACTTCGTCAGCTACCTGGGGTGGAACCCGAGCAACTCCTCGCAGGTGTACAAGTGGTACACCAGCCTGGTCTACCTGACGCCGCTCATCGGCGGCTGGCTCGCGGACCGCTACCTGGGGCTGCGCGCCGCGATCATCACCGGCGGCGTGCTGATGGCGATCGGCCACTTCTTGATGGCCTTCGAGCCGCTGCCCCTCCTGTTCTCCGCCCTGGTGTTCCTCGTGGTGGGCAACGGCTTCTTCAAACCGAACATCTCCACCCTGGTCGGCCGCATGTACGGCCCTGGCGACTCGCGGCGCGACGGCGCGTTCACCATCTTCTACATGGGCGTCAACACCGGCGCCTTCCTGTCGCCCCTGGTCTGCGGCTGGCTCCGCGACAAGTTCGGGTTCCACTACGGCTTCGGTGCGGCCGGCGTGGGCATGGTCCTCGGGCTCATCATCTTCCTCGCGGGCCAGGGCAAGATCGCCGACGCCGTGAAGGCGGCGGGCAACGACTTCCGCACGGCCCGGCAGATCGAGCGTGACGACGCGGAGAAGGCCAAGCGCGATCCTGCCCACGCGGGCGAGATCGACGATCCGGTGACCCGCGACGCGCACGACGCCCACGAGCCCGGCGCCGATGGCTTCGCCGGGATGATCTCGAACGGCCTGCCGATCCTGATGCTCGTCATCGCCGTGCTCCTCCCGGCCAAGTACACGGTCGACGTGCTCCGGGGCGCCGCGCACTGGAGCGACCTGATCATGCCCGTCGCCTTCGGCGCGATCGCTGGCTGGATGGGAATTACCCTCCGGACCTTGAAGGGCGCGACCCGCGACAAGAGCACGGTCATCTTCGCCGTCTTCTTCTTCGCCGTCCTCTTCTGGATGGCCTTCGAGCAGGCCGGCAACGCGCTCAACCTCTGGGCCGAGTTCCAGACGACGCGCACCCTGGTGTTCTTCCAGTTCCCCGCCGAGTGGTACCAGTCGGTGAACCCCTTCTTCATCGTCACGCTCGGCCCCGTGTTCGCCGGCCTCTGGGTGTGGCTGGCGCGCCGGAACATGAACCTGTCCATCCCGGGCAAGATGGCCGTCGCGATGACGCTGATGACCCTCTCCTTCATGGCGATGGTCGGCGCCGCGGTGAGCGAGAACGGGACCACGTCGAGCGTGCCGCTGAAGGCGCTGCCCGAGCGGGTGCAGCTGGAGTCGATCAACGCCGGTCGCGTCAGCTTCGACGCCGCGAAGGGGGAGCTGTCGACCCGCGGCGCATTCCCCTCCTACGCCATCAAGGAGGCCCTCGAGTACGCCGTCGACCCGGCCTACCTCGAATCCCTGAACGCGCTGGAGAAGGAGAGCAAGAACGCCTCGCCGAAGCACGCCATCCCGGTGAAGCTGAGCCCCTTGCCCGAAGGGTTCCAGCTCCTGTTCTCGGACAAGCAGCGGGAACGCATCGTGGAGGCCTGGGATCCGGCGACGAGCACGCTCACCGTCAAGAACTCGATCGACGTCGACGCGAAGATCCAGCTCCTCCGCGCCGGTGCCCCGACGGATTACCAGGAGGCACTCCAGAACCTCGCCGAGCGCGCCAACGCCGCGCGCGTCACGGGCCTCTGGCTGGTCCTGAGCTACCTCCTCGCCACGCTCGGCGAGCTGTGCCTGTCGCCGGTCGGCCTCTCCATGGTCACCAAGCTGTCCCCCGCGCGCTACGGCTCGCTGTTCATGGGCGTCTGGATGCTCTCCAACTCCGTCGCGCAGTACGTGGGCGGCAGCCTGGGCGAGAGCTGGGGCCTGGTGACGCCGACGTCGTACTTCATGATCTTCGTCTACACCTCCCTCGTCGGGGCCGTCTTGCTGTGCCTGCTGGTCAAGCCACTCAAACGGCTGACCCACGGCGTGACCTGA
- a CDS encoding PaaI family thioesterase, translating to MSATANTPESLQDRYAPNNMCFGCGPANEKGLRLKSRVEGDELVADFVPEEHHQAFAGMLNGGITGALLDCHSNWAAAHHLMQVRGEEAPPCTVTADFHVKLKRPTPLGPMRLRARVVETEGDRVIVEATLEAGGKITATCKGTFVAVKEGHPAYHRW from the coding sequence ATGAGCGCCACCGCGAACACGCCCGAGAGCCTCCAGGATCGGTACGCACCGAACAACATGTGCTTCGGCTGCGGTCCGGCCAACGAGAAGGGGCTCCGTCTCAAGAGCCGCGTCGAGGGCGACGAGCTGGTGGCCGACTTCGTCCCCGAGGAGCACCACCAGGCGTTCGCGGGGATGCTCAACGGCGGCATCACCGGGGCGCTCCTCGACTGCCACTCCAACTGGGCGGCGGCCCATCACCTGATGCAGGTGCGGGGAGAAGAGGCACCTCCTTGCACCGTGACCGCCGATTTCCACGTGAAGCTGAAGCGACCGACGCCCCTCGGCCCGATGCGCCTGCGCGCGCGGGTGGTCGAGACCGAGGGCGACCGCGTGATCGTGGAGGCGACCCTGGAGGCGGGGGGCAAGATCACCGCGACGTGCAAGGGGACGTTCGTCGCGGTGAAAGAGGGGCACCCGGCGTACCACCGCTGGTAG
- a CDS encoding LysR family transcriptional regulator has product MELRHLRYFVTIAEEQSFRRAAERLHVSQSPLSRQMKDLEEEMGVALFEPEGRGIKLTAAGKAFAERARGILASVDAAVDEAKGVAEGRLGTVVIGFETGTTFMGALLSLVAAFRKRAPRVGLQLVPMSSVEQWTALRQGTIAFGYGAYAPSDDTLVHLEMSRDRLGLLLSTDHRLARRKKIRLRDLDSERVLLQPRQLYPRLHADLITAARAQGVTLHVTAEVLDLEALLALVVIGDAVTFLTEKFWEPVLHTSLSWRPVEDLHIHLSEVVTWRAEDASVPVVRALIESAREVSPIAQSATKRASSSSTDERKRRDQRRTS; this is encoded by the coding sequence ATGGAACTCCGACACCTGCGCTACTTCGTGACGATCGCCGAGGAGCAGAGCTTCCGACGTGCTGCCGAGAGGCTCCACGTCTCGCAGTCACCGCTGAGCCGGCAGATGAAGGATCTCGAGGAGGAGATGGGCGTCGCGCTCTTCGAGCCCGAGGGACGTGGCATCAAGCTCACTGCCGCCGGGAAAGCCTTCGCCGAGAGAGCCCGGGGCATCCTGGCGAGCGTCGACGCGGCCGTCGACGAGGCCAAGGGGGTCGCCGAAGGGAGGCTCGGCACGGTGGTCATCGGCTTCGAGACGGGGACGACCTTCATGGGGGCGCTGCTGTCCCTCGTCGCGGCGTTCCGGAAGCGCGCGCCCCGCGTCGGCTTGCAGCTCGTCCCCATGAGCAGCGTCGAGCAGTGGACGGCGCTACGACAGGGGACGATCGCCTTCGGTTATGGCGCCTACGCGCCCAGCGATGACACGCTCGTCCACCTGGAGATGAGCCGCGACCGGCTCGGGCTGCTGCTCTCCACGGACCATCGTCTCGCACGGCGGAAGAAGATCCGGCTGCGGGACCTCGACAGCGAGCGGGTGCTCCTCCAGCCGCGTCAGCTCTATCCACGGCTGCACGCAGACCTCATCACGGCGGCGCGTGCACAGGGGGTGACGCTGCACGTGACGGCAGAGGTGCTGGACCTGGAGGCGCTTCTGGCGCTGGTGGTGATCGGTGACGCGGTCACGTTCCTCACCGAGAAGTTCTGGGAGCCGGTCTTGCACACATCGCTCTCGTGGCGACCCGTCGAAGACCTTCACATCCACCTGAGCGAGGTCGTCACCTGGCGCGCGGAGGATGCCAGCGTGCCCGTGGTGCGTGCGCTGATCGAGAGCGCACGCGAGGTGAGCCCGATCGCGCAGAGCGCGACGAAGCGAGCGTCATCCTCCTCGACGGACGAGCGAAAGCGTCGTGACCAGCGCCGAACGTCCTGA
- a CDS encoding autotransporter domain-containing protein, with product MNATFGIAFASAALTVAAAGTALAQPVNEELRPTYLRSPVRAPVNAAELGIDVGYTQGFGDIASGSPVSDTAGAGLGVGLGIGYRAVPSFGFGLYSQYQNFTFDTPSARTRTEVHGMTAGAQATFHLLPYQRIDPHLTVGAGYRMLWRIPEGGLNDNTLTHGFQIARVNLGLDMRLSDSVAIGPMIGADLTMFMWENPEGPRGDRLLEDRSLSTFVYAGMQGRFDMGGYRATQMTAISRR from the coding sequence ATGAATGCAACGTTTGGGATCGCTTTCGCGAGCGCCGCGCTCACCGTGGCCGCGGCCGGCACGGCCCTCGCCCAGCCCGTGAACGAGGAGCTTCGACCGACCTATCTGCGCTCACCCGTGCGCGCTCCCGTCAACGCCGCCGAGCTCGGCATCGACGTGGGCTACACGCAAGGCTTCGGTGACATCGCCTCGGGGAGCCCGGTGAGCGACACCGCGGGCGCAGGTCTCGGGGTCGGCCTCGGCATCGGCTACCGCGCCGTGCCCAGCTTCGGCTTCGGGCTGTACTCGCAGTACCAGAACTTCACCTTCGACACGCCGTCGGCGCGCACCCGCACCGAGGTGCACGGCATGACCGCCGGCGCGCAGGCGACGTTCCACCTCCTCCCGTACCAGCGCATCGATCCGCACCTCACGGTCGGCGCGGGCTACCGCATGCTCTGGCGGATCCCGGAGGGCGGGCTGAACGACAACACGCTCACCCATGGTTTCCAGATCGCCAGGGTGAACCTCGGCCTCGACATGCGGCTGAGCGACAGCGTCGCGATCGGCCCGATGATCGGCGCCGATCTCACCATGTTCATGTGGGAGAACCCCGAGGGCCCACGCGGCGACCGGCTGCTCGAGGATCGCTCCCTCAGCACCTTCGTCTACGCTGGCATGCAAGGCCGCTTCGACATGGGGGGGTATCGCGCCACGCAGATGACGGCCATCAGCCGCCGCTGA
- a CDS encoding rhomboid family intramembrane serine protease encodes MEPFASYLARRHVTDKGFVVGLPDIAAPLSEHADLALTYGDGYAFSMLCIVDAEEDASKRWPIEVERLVEIGKGCLEFTGRMNGTKLPVGIQIIEVRSSITEEDRARLKALQRVPGLAKVGVTAMILVPATGEAWSSAPLGFLRQREMRKLMTEPRVEPGDEPGPVAATGAGGRPVVTCAMLAVLALAFAAQHLYAVGPGQPGSLSVLAEAKGLLGSSVPTLITLGGLRGELTVGAGEWHRVLTATLLHGDLFHLALNGVALFLGAALLESFVGRAWLVPLFLAGALGGSLASLMWNSEAAVGVGASGAIMGLLAGALVLTYRLPARDRAPLTMPLMQMLVPSLIPLATHRSSGKVDFAAHLGGALAGAVAGAILLRLWPRDRPTPRFGRAALTLTGVGVMLYAFAIWQAALLRPTYEGAFQGEFLTKDDFDKKFASQPVSELISRFPEDPYVYYLAALQPQDDGGTKEREAYLRQGLSKQGALRLHYPDRKLDVEMRRMLAVMLTNQGRAAEATEVARPACDVGSRDLAPFCR; translated from the coding sequence GTGGAGCCCTTCGCGTCGTACCTCGCGCGCCGCCACGTCACCGACAAAGGTTTCGTCGTCGGTCTGCCGGACATCGCGGCGCCGCTCTCGGAGCATGCCGATCTCGCGCTGACTTACGGCGACGGCTACGCCTTCTCGATGCTCTGCATCGTCGACGCCGAGGAGGACGCGTCGAAGCGATGGCCGATCGAGGTCGAGCGCCTCGTCGAGATCGGCAAGGGGTGCCTCGAGTTCACCGGCCGCATGAACGGGACCAAGCTGCCCGTCGGGATCCAGATCATCGAGGTGCGTTCGTCGATCACCGAAGAGGATCGAGCGCGCCTGAAGGCACTGCAGCGCGTCCCGGGGCTCGCCAAGGTGGGGGTGACGGCGATGATCCTGGTCCCCGCGACGGGCGAGGCGTGGTCGAGCGCGCCGCTGGGCTTCCTCCGGCAGCGCGAGATGCGCAAGCTGATGACGGAGCCGCGCGTGGAGCCTGGTGACGAGCCTGGGCCCGTCGCCGCCACCGGAGCGGGTGGGCGGCCGGTGGTCACCTGCGCGATGCTGGCCGTCCTGGCGCTCGCCTTCGCGGCGCAGCACCTCTACGCCGTCGGGCCCGGACAGCCGGGGAGCCTCTCGGTGCTCGCGGAGGCGAAGGGGTTGCTCGGCTCGTCCGTGCCGACGCTGATCACCCTGGGCGGTCTCCGCGGCGAACTCACCGTCGGGGCCGGCGAGTGGCATCGCGTGCTCACCGCCACGCTCCTCCACGGCGATCTCTTCCACCTCGCGCTCAACGGCGTCGCGCTGTTCCTGGGCGCTGCGCTGCTCGAGTCGTTCGTCGGTCGGGCGTGGCTCGTCCCCCTCTTCCTCGCCGGGGCGCTCGGCGGGTCGCTGGCCAGCTTGATGTGGAACAGCGAGGCGGCCGTCGGCGTGGGGGCGTCCGGCGCGATCATGGGGCTCCTGGCAGGAGCGCTGGTGCTGACGTATCGCCTGCCAGCGCGCGACCGCGCTCCCCTGACGATGCCCCTGATGCAGATGCTCGTGCCGTCGCTGATCCCGCTCGCGACGCACCGCTCGTCCGGCAAGGTCGACTTCGCAGCGCACCTCGGTGGTGCCCTGGCGGGCGCCGTCGCGGGAGCCATCCTCCTCCGCCTCTGGCCGCGCGACAGGCCGACGCCACGCTTCGGTCGCGCGGCGCTCACCCTCACCGGCGTGGGCGTGATGCTCTACGCCTTCGCCATCTGGCAGGCGGCGCTCCTGCGCCCGACCTACGAAGGCGCGTTCCAGGGAGAGTTCCTCACCAAGGACGACTTCGACAAGAAGTTCGCGTCCCAGCCCGTGAGCGAGTTGATCAGCCGGTTCCCCGAGGATCCGTACGTGTATTACCTCGCCGCCCTGCAGCCCCAGGACGACGGTGGCACCAAGGAGCGAGAGGCCTACCTGCGGCAGGGCCTCTCCAAGCAAGGGGCGCTGCGGCTGCACTACCCGGATCGGAAGCTCGATGTGGAGATGCGGCGCATGCTCGCCGTCATGCTCACGAACCAGGGGCGCGCAGCGGAGGCGACCGAGGTGGCCCGTCCTGCCTGCGACGTGGGCTCCCGAGACCTCGCCCCGTTCTGCCGCTGA
- a CDS encoding glucose 1-dehydrogenase, producing the protein MKPLIHLEGKVALVTGGSRGIGEAIARAYGLAGAEVAIASRKKQGVDEAAERLRKEGITVEPYACHAGKPAELDALVESVIKRFGRIDVLVNNAATNPHFGPMMTADEPAFDKTFEVNVKGYLHLARRVAGHLVDRGAPGSLVFVSSVVGLAAAPLQGIYGMTKAAVISMTRTLALELGPSRIRVNAIAPGLIETKFSQALVNNEDISRRILDRTPLGRVGQPDEIASAALYLASDAASFVTGHTLVVDGGMTIA; encoded by the coding sequence ATGAAGCCCCTCATTCATCTCGAAGGAAAAGTCGCGCTGGTGACCGGCGGAAGCCGTGGGATCGGTGAAGCCATCGCGCGCGCCTACGGTCTCGCTGGCGCCGAGGTCGCCATCGCCTCGCGCAAGAAGCAGGGCGTCGACGAAGCCGCCGAGCGCCTCCGCAAGGAGGGCATCACCGTCGAGCCGTACGCCTGCCACGCGGGCAAACCGGCCGAGCTGGATGCCCTCGTAGAAAGCGTCATCAAGCGCTTCGGCCGGATCGACGTGCTCGTGAACAACGCTGCGACGAACCCGCACTTCGGCCCGATGATGACGGCGGACGAGCCCGCCTTCGACAAGACGTTCGAGGTCAACGTGAAGGGGTATCTCCACCTGGCGCGCCGCGTGGCAGGCCACCTCGTCGATCGCGGTGCCCCGGGATCGCTCGTGTTCGTCTCCAGCGTGGTGGGGCTCGCGGCGGCGCCGCTCCAGGGCATCTACGGCATGACCAAGGCCGCCGTCATCTCGATGACCCGCACCCTGGCGCTCGAACTCGGCCCCAGCCGGATCCGGGTGAACGCCATCGCGCCGGGGCTGATCGAGACGAAATTCTCGCAAGCGCTCGTGAACAACGAGGACATCTCGCGGCGCATCCTCGATCGCACGCCCCTCGGTCGCGTGGGGCAGCCCGACGAGATCGCCAGCGCGGCGCTCTACCTGGCGTCCGACGCGGCTTCGTTCGTCACCGGGCACACCCTGGTCGTCGACGGCGGTATGACGATCGCTTGA
- a CDS encoding serine/threonine-protein kinase, with amino-acid sequence MGDSGTSMDDGPRVVGAPLLKRYQLQTRLARGGTGEVFRALCTDPDAEEEDRSSEPVVVRRIMPLHVGSQGLTEQFLAEARVMQRLDHPNLVRVLDYGVGDDGNFLLVQELVHGLDFARFCRWLWAREEQLPVPLALYVVAQALRGLAHAHTHEVAEGEPLVHRDVSPGNILLSTTGQVKLADFGVALAEREPSPPDSTREVTPSGRHLLTGKPDYMAPEQFDGAPVDARADLFSVGVVLYEALTGSRPFSGASVSERMEAVHAGRAQSVRDLRPDVGPELEALLARALAPHPEDRFPDASTMAHALDVLRSTVASLPEERRSAVTRASSAATALEDLTVPEEASSSPEDEGTSDGLQGDANQCRGRSARPSASDDLSQPDALDAALLAELLAGAIRDVPPPQPSLRPPADAPDADEDLTGRELLRSLEDDRFTLAPLPEPVSFDSDPALDLFVSKSLLRASVSEVPGHGALATPIPLLSHAALERSAATSRPPPTRARRSWMLVGAAVAIAALTAIALRPQQQGASSRARPASHLLRAAVATAAPAVSSVAMPSLAPTPPPATAQPPAGASPASLSSPAAVR; translated from the coding sequence GTGGGTGATAGTGGGACCTCCATGGACGACGGGCCCCGCGTTGTCGGCGCTCCTTTACTGAAGCGTTATCAGCTTCAGACGCGCCTCGCGCGCGGCGGTACCGGAGAGGTTTTCCGGGCCCTCTGCACGGATCCAGACGCCGAAGAGGAAGACCGATCCAGCGAGCCGGTCGTCGTGCGTCGCATCATGCCGCTGCACGTCGGCAGCCAGGGGCTCACCGAGCAGTTCCTCGCGGAGGCCCGGGTCATGCAACGGCTCGACCACCCGAACCTCGTGCGCGTGCTCGACTACGGGGTAGGGGACGACGGCAATTTTCTGCTGGTCCAGGAGCTGGTTCACGGTCTCGACTTCGCCCGTTTCTGCCGCTGGCTCTGGGCGCGCGAGGAGCAGCTCCCCGTGCCGCTCGCCCTGTACGTCGTGGCGCAGGCCCTTCGTGGGCTCGCCCATGCGCACACCCACGAGGTGGCGGAGGGCGAGCCGCTCGTCCACCGCGACGTGAGCCCGGGCAACATCCTGCTCTCCACGACCGGGCAGGTGAAGCTCGCCGACTTCGGCGTCGCCCTGGCGGAGCGCGAGCCGAGCCCGCCCGACTCCACGCGCGAGGTCACGCCGAGCGGTCGCCACCTGCTCACGGGCAAACCCGACTACATGGCGCCAGAGCAGTTCGACGGGGCTCCCGTCGATGCCCGTGCCGATCTGTTCTCGGTCGGTGTCGTGCTCTACGAGGCCCTCACGGGCTCCCGGCCTTTCTCGGGGGCCTCGGTCAGCGAGCGCATGGAAGCCGTCCATGCCGGCCGCGCGCAGTCCGTTCGCGATCTGCGACCCGACGTCGGTCCAGAGCTGGAAGCCCTGCTGGCGCGCGCGCTCGCGCCTCACCCCGAGGATCGCTTCCCCGACGCCTCGACCATGGCCCACGCGCTCGACGTTCTCCGGTCGACGGTGGCGAGCCTTCCCGAAGAGCGTCGGTCCGCGGTGACCCGCGCTTCGTCCGCGGCGACGGCGCTGGAAGACCTGACCGTGCCCGAAGAGGCGAGTTCCTCCCCCGAGGACGAGGGCACCAGCGATGGCCTGCAAGGCGACGCCAACCAGTGCAGAGGCAGGTCGGCGAGACCCTCGGCATCGGATGACCTGAGCCAGCCGGATGCTCTCGACGCTGCCCTCCTGGCCGAGCTGCTCGCGGGGGCCATCCGTGACGTGCCACCGCCTCAGCCATCGCTTCGCCCTCCAGCGGATGCACCCGATGCGGACGAGGACCTCACCGGGCGTGAGCTCCTCCGCTCCCTGGAAGACGACCGCTTCACCCTCGCCCCCCTGCCCGAGCCGGTGTCGTTCGACAGTGACCCCGCGCTCGACCTCTTCGTCTCGAAATCCCTCCTCCGGGCCAGTGTCTCGGAGGTGCCGGGCCACGGCGCCCTCGCCACGCCCATCCCTCTGCTGTCCCATGCCGCCCTGGAGCGGAGCGCCGCGACCTCGCGTCCGCCGCCGACCCGGGCCCGCAGGAGCTGGATGCTCGTCGGTGCGGCCGTGGCGATCGCCGCCCTCACCGCGATCGCGCTCCGGCCACAACAACAGGGTGCGTCGAGCCGCGCCCGGCCAGCATCGCACCTGCTGCGCGCCGCGGTTGCCACGGCAGCACCCGCCGTGTCCAGCGTGGCCATGCCTTCCCTCGCCCCGACGCCTCCGCCGGCCACGGCCCAACCTCCTGCGGGGGCATCTCCTGCGTCGCTGTCCAGCCCGGCCGCGGTCCGATGA